A genomic segment from Roseibium algicola encodes:
- a CDS encoding putative bifunctional diguanylate cyclase/phosphodiesterase — MFNVLGCIFYQHNIALVGLAALVCLFGSAVTLRLLRRCVRAQGTQRLGWQFLAAVAGGGGVWTTHFVAMLAYEPTAPVSFDPALTLISLVIAIVGLFVSFVVSGLGSGKILTGIGGALVGISFAAMHYTGMFAYRITGLVEWDFGYIVASVLLSVALSAAAITLIWRTYLGSRRYWVAVALMVTGIVSLHFTGMTALRIIPMSQNFTEVDNGAALALALAIAVVALLVVGTGLTSFLIDNNVRAISRRQLHHVAAHDALTGLPNRTSFQRQLAGNLDGYLNPGKKLAVIGIDLNRFKEINDTFGHAAGDEVLRILARRMEQILRDDEFIARLGGDEFAAIKPFSDKDEILSFAKRIESVFTRPIEIGAMDGIVGASLGAAIWPDDAQTPDELVNNADLAMYHAKHGFLETICFYDANIGATVRNRRQLAEDLRRALERGELEIHYQVQMSLNSSQGIRGYEALLRWTHPVIGPISPSEFIPVAEENGLIASLGAWVLNKACEDASRWEPAYRVAVNVSAVQFMDTNLPRLVHEALVTTGLSPHRLELELTETALVKDKARSLHIMRQIKDLGVGLALDDFGTGYSSLETLRTFPFDKIKLDRAFVGEMEQDRQSKAIVRAVLALGKSLDIPVLAEGIETEEQMEILQQEGCDEGQGFLLGRPSQVDRLIQHGGPVQNEARKPAEPTRKMAASKSETGGDKDGGPVSLRSPLAARS, encoded by the coding sequence ATGTTCAATGTGCTTGGCTGCATCTTCTATCAGCACAACATCGCGCTTGTGGGGCTCGCAGCTCTCGTTTGTCTGTTTGGATCGGCCGTTACCCTGCGGCTGTTGCGGCGTTGTGTGCGTGCGCAAGGCACACAGCGTCTCGGGTGGCAGTTTCTGGCTGCCGTTGCCGGTGGAGGCGGTGTCTGGACCACGCATTTCGTTGCAATGCTGGCCTACGAGCCGACCGCTCCGGTCTCGTTTGATCCGGCTCTGACACTCATTTCGCTGGTGATCGCGATTGTCGGGCTGTTTGTCAGTTTCGTGGTCAGCGGCCTCGGTAGCGGAAAGATCCTGACCGGCATAGGTGGGGCTCTCGTCGGAATTTCATTTGCGGCCATGCATTACACCGGGATGTTCGCCTACCGGATCACAGGGCTCGTCGAGTGGGACTTCGGCTACATCGTCGCGTCCGTCCTTTTGTCTGTTGCCCTGTCCGCTGCCGCGATCACCTTGATCTGGCGCACCTACCTGGGCTCTCGTCGGTATTGGGTTGCCGTTGCCCTGATGGTGACCGGGATCGTAAGCCTGCATTTCACCGGCATGACCGCGTTGCGGATCATCCCGATGTCGCAGAATTTCACGGAGGTCGATAACGGTGCTGCCCTTGCCCTTGCGTTGGCGATTGCCGTTGTTGCCCTGCTGGTTGTCGGCACCGGGCTGACGAGCTTCCTGATCGACAACAATGTGCGAGCCATATCCAGGCGGCAACTGCACCATGTTGCCGCTCATGACGCACTCACGGGCTTGCCGAACCGCACGAGCTTCCAGAGACAGCTTGCCGGAAATCTCGATGGGTATTTGAACCCCGGCAAGAAGCTGGCGGTGATCGGGATCGACCTGAACCGCTTCAAGGAAATCAACGACACCTTTGGCCACGCTGCGGGTGACGAGGTTCTGCGCATCCTGGCCCGGCGCATGGAGCAGATCCTGCGCGATGATGAATTCATCGCCCGCCTCGGCGGCGACGAATTCGCAGCCATCAAGCCTTTCAGCGACAAGGATGAAATCCTGTCTTTTGCGAAACGGATAGAGAGCGTTTTCACCCGTCCGATCGAAATAGGCGCAATGGACGGCATCGTTGGCGCGAGTCTCGGGGCGGCGATCTGGCCTGACGATGCCCAGACGCCGGACGAACTGGTCAACAATGCCGACCTTGCCATGTATCACGCCAAGCATGGGTTTCTCGAAACGATCTGTTTTTACGATGCCAACATCGGTGCGACGGTTCGAAACAGGCGGCAACTGGCAGAAGATCTGAGACGGGCGCTGGAGCGCGGCGAGCTCGAGATCCATTATCAGGTGCAGATGTCGCTGAATTCCAGCCAGGGCATCCGGGGATATGAGGCCCTGCTTCGCTGGACCCATCCTGTAATCGGCCCGATTTCACCGTCCGAGTTCATTCCCGTTGCCGAGGAAAACGGGTTGATCGCTTCCCTTGGAGCTTGGGTGCTCAACAAGGCCTGCGAGGACGCCTCGCGATGGGAGCCTGCCTACCGGGTTGCCGTGAACGTTTCCGCTGTACAGTTCATGGACACCAACCTGCCACGGCTGGTGCATGAAGCCCTGGTGACGACCGGACTTTCACCACACCGCCTGGAACTGGAGCTGACGGAAACCGCCCTTGTGAAAGACAAGGCCCGTTCGCTGCACATCATGCGCCAGATCAAGGATCTGGGCGTCGGTCTTGCGCTGGATGATTTCGGCACAGGCTATTCTTCGCTTGAAACCTTGCGAACCTTTCCCTTCGACAAGATCAAGCTCGACAGGGCGTTTGTTGGCGAAATGGAGCAGGACCGCCAGTCCAAGGCGATCGTGCGCGCCGTTCTGGCTCTCGGAAAGAGCCTGGACATTCCGGTGCTGGCTGAGGGCATTGAGACTGAAGAGCAGATGGAGATCCTGCAACAGGAAGGCTGCGACGAAGGTCAGGGCTTTCTGCTGGGGCGTCCATCGCAGGTCGATCGCCTGATCCAGCACGGCGGGCCGGTGCAAAACGAGGCGCGCAAACCGGCGGAACCAACGCGCAAGATGGCAGCATCGAAGAGTGAAACTGGAGGCGACAAAGATGGTGGCCCGGTTTCCCTGCGTTCGCCTCTTGCCGCACGCAGTTGA
- a CDS encoding chalcone isomerase family protein, whose translation MFPHLKTQGFRWRRFAFALALAFAVTAPAGAAFADLGSAARLLPSAELVGKGRMTFLGFKVFDAELYAPQGTYSPSAPFALKLTYLRTFKGKQIAESSVKEIRRQGGVSDAQLAKWQTQMEALFPNVSPGQSITGVRTSSGKAEFYLGNQKLGTISDPAFTKKFFAIWLGNNTRDPQLRAQLVGSGS comes from the coding sequence ATGTTTCCTCATTTGAAGACACAAGGGTTCCGGTGGCGCAGGTTCGCTTTCGCGCTCGCCCTGGCATTCGCTGTTACAGCACCTGCCGGCGCGGCCTTCGCCGACCTGGGTTCAGCAGCCAGGCTGCTTCCGTCTGCCGAACTGGTTGGCAAGGGCCGGATGACCTTCCTCGGCTTCAAGGTGTTTGACGCGGAACTCTATGCCCCGCAGGGCACCTATAGCCCGTCCGCCCCTTTTGCCTTGAAGCTCACCTATCTGCGCACCTTCAAGGGCAAGCAGATCGCCGAAAGCTCGGTCAAGGAAATCCGCCGGCAGGGTGGCGTCTCGGATGCTCAGCTTGCCAAGTGGCAAACCCAGATGGAAGCCCTGTTTCCAAATGTCTCCCCTGGACAATCGATTACGGGTGTACGCACCAGCAGCGGCAAGGCCGAGTTCTATCTCGGCAACCAGAAGCTCGGTACGATCTCCGACCCGGCATTCACGAAGAAGTTCTTCGCTATCTGGCTGGGCAACAACACGCGTGATCCCCAGTTGCGCGCGCAACTGGTCGGGTCCGGTTCGTGA
- a CDS encoding DUF6665 family protein — MTLREIAATVSDVMTVRPPQLTRPADKDPLAAALENEILNEKASTLSRLTKKLETALADLKSAEDGSETDCETLQNRLAEAGEALWHVTIQRELCGLRQHRAFYDFLDVPKAVRLRMGPATAFRSAPGS; from the coding sequence GTGACCCTGCGTGAGATTGCCGCAACAGTTTCCGACGTCATGACCGTACGCCCACCTCAACTGACCAGACCTGCCGACAAGGATCCGCTCGCGGCAGCGCTCGAGAACGAGATTCTCAACGAGAAGGCATCCACGCTTTCGCGGCTTACCAAAAAGCTGGAGACGGCTCTCGCCGATCTGAAATCGGCGGAAGACGGTTCCGAAACAGATTGCGAAACCCTGCAAAACCGGCTTGCCGAAGCCGGTGAAGCGCTCTGGCATGTCACCATCCAGCGCGAGTTATGCGGCTTGCGTCAGCACCGGGCCTTCTACGATTTCCTGGACGTTCCAAAGGCTGTCCGCCTGCGCATGGGGCCTGCCACGGCCTTTCGTTCGGCACCCGGCTCCTGA
- the clpS gene encoding ATP-dependent Clp protease adapter ClpS, with protein sequence MSEIDFKPKLKQKTKVQRPKLYKVMLLNDDYTPREFVVLILKAEFRLDESQAEVVMMTAHQKGICVVSVYPRDVAETKATRAIDAAVQLGYPLQFTVEPE encoded by the coding sequence ATGAGTGAGATCGATTTCAAACCGAAACTGAAGCAAAAGACGAAGGTGCAGCGGCCAAAGCTTTACAAGGTGATGCTGCTGAACGACGACTATACGCCGCGGGAATTTGTCGTCCTGATCCTGAAGGCGGAGTTCCGTCTGGATGAGTCCCAAGCTGAGGTCGTGATGATGACAGCGCACCAGAAGGGCATCTGTGTTGTCTCCGTCTATCCGCGAGACGTCGCCGAAACCAAGGCTACGCGCGCTATCGATGCTGCGGTTCAGCTTGGCTATCCGCTGCAGTTCACCGTTGAGCCTGAGTGA
- a CDS encoding DUF1176 domain-containing protein codes for MTPRLLTLLMTVAAALLGASSTMAQPGRTTPSFESWTVDCGNTGVCFASSFTRSQSVWVDVRIVRDWQAEAQPLVRVTTNTELPKDGTLKFEVDGAPIEALPIEQLREMQPAVNPPAGFRPLGGEGFWYPTGPATTTLLDAMRKGKELTISVPATTGTDPVAVPVPLLGLKSSLLWLDNRQDRTGTVAAIVSPGTDPARDAPHAIPLMSADQLPPEVAAVWSANRLCSEIDPTIFASLNAVRVPLADSAALYIIPCGAPTAYNSPYVAVLSGKDGAARQVHVARMSEKGPVATDLIYNARWIPADQQLVSYFKGSGVGECGLWNRWVWNGTGLVLLEEAARKTCDGTEPDLSNWSSTWPPKNASN; via the coding sequence ATGACGCCACGACTGTTGACATTGCTGATGACTGTTGCCGCAGCGCTTTTGGGCGCTTCGAGCACAATGGCGCAGCCTGGCCGGACGACGCCCAGCTTCGAAAGCTGGACGGTCGATTGCGGCAATACCGGCGTGTGCTTTGCCTCCTCGTTCACCCGCAGCCAGTCGGTCTGGGTCGATGTGCGCATCGTCCGCGACTGGCAGGCGGAGGCCCAGCCTCTTGTCCGTGTAACCACCAACACCGAGCTGCCCAAGGACGGCACCTTGAAGTTCGAGGTCGACGGCGCTCCGATCGAGGCGCTGCCGATCGAACAGCTGCGTGAGATGCAGCCGGCTGTCAATCCGCCAGCCGGCTTCCGTCCGCTCGGTGGAGAAGGCTTCTGGTATCCGACAGGCCCGGCGACAACGACGCTGCTTGACGCCATGCGCAAGGGCAAGGAACTCACCATCAGCGTACCTGCGACCACCGGAACCGACCCGGTCGCGGTACCCGTCCCCCTCCTCGGCCTCAAATCCAGTCTGTTGTGGCTCGACAATCGCCAGGACCGCACCGGCACCGTTGCTGCCATCGTCTCCCCCGGCACCGATCCTGCCAGGGACGCCCCGCACGCCATTCCGCTGATGAGCGCCGACCAGCTCCCGCCGGAAGTGGCTGCCGTCTGGTCTGCCAACCGCCTGTGCTCTGAAATCGACCCGACCATCTTCGCCAGCCTGAACGCCGTTCGCGTGCCGCTTGCCGATAGCGCCGCGCTCTACATCATCCCCTGCGGGGCTCCAACCGCTTACAACAGCCCCTACGTAGCTGTCCTTTCCGGCAAAGACGGCGCGGCCCGTCAGGTGCATGTCGCCCGCATGTCGGAAAAGGGTCCGGTCGCAACGGATCTCATCTACAACGCAAGATGGATTCCGGCCGATCAACAGCTCGTAAGTTACTTCAAGGGTTCAGGAGTTGGCGAATGCGGCCTGTGGAACCGATGGGTGTGGAACGGCACCGGCCTGGTGCTGCTGGAAGAAGCGGCCAGGAAAACATGTGACGGTACGGAACCTGACTTGTCCAATTGGTCAAGTACCTGGCCTCCGAAAAACGCTTCCAATTAG
- a CDS encoding MFS transporter: MTTRLSDDAAALPKKSGNTGSVTLSGLATYGVMAFPLAFAGLPIYLHAPDFYAVTLQQPVATLGAILLALRLFDAIQDPFIGSLSDRFHQWRGTVLALGAILLGVGFWMLFHPWKEAPLVWFAASVLICTTGYSVVTINYQTLGGLWKTSASDRTPVTAAREGFGLAGLLIASVLPAALATRTGIETAFLYVTLGYLPLLAISLWLLLRWMRSAPLENPQTAGPVMGWWTLLRSRWRRLFFGLLFLNIFASAIPAVLVLFFIRDRLGAESYTGLFLLVYFLSGVISMPLWTRLARHFGKVRAWQMSLAGAIFTFCWAALLGEGDLTAYAFVCALSGLALGADLALPPAILADHIDTDRRQGEASRLFAVMAFLSKSGLALATGLTLPLLGLFGYQPGTALTAQLGFLLSLTYAGVPCLIKLCALLCLIAFEKDLTQEKTAG, from the coding sequence GTGACGACACGATTGTCGGACGACGCTGCGGCTCTGCCAAAAAAATCCGGTAATACTGGAAGCGTGACGCTTTCCGGCCTTGCGACCTATGGGGTCATGGCATTTCCCCTGGCATTTGCCGGTTTGCCGATCTACCTGCACGCCCCGGATTTTTATGCCGTTACATTGCAGCAACCCGTGGCGACGCTCGGCGCCATTCTTCTTGCCCTGCGCCTGTTCGACGCCATCCAGGATCCTTTCATTGGCAGCCTCAGCGACCGGTTTCACCAGTGGCGCGGGACTGTTCTGGCACTTGGCGCAATCCTGCTTGGCGTGGGCTTCTGGATGCTGTTTCATCCCTGGAAGGAGGCACCGCTTGTCTGGTTTGCTGCCTCCGTGCTCATCTGCACCACAGGATATTCGGTCGTCACCATCAACTACCAGACACTGGGCGGTCTCTGGAAAACAAGTGCCTCCGACAGGACCCCGGTAACGGCAGCGCGCGAAGGGTTCGGTCTTGCCGGCCTCCTCATTGCTTCGGTCCTGCCCGCCGCACTGGCAACACGGACCGGCATCGAAACGGCATTTCTCTATGTGACGCTTGGCTATCTGCCACTTTTGGCGATCTCCTTGTGGCTGCTGTTACGATGGATGCGGTCGGCACCCCTTGAAAACCCGCAAACAGCTGGTCCGGTAATGGGCTGGTGGACCCTGTTGCGGAGCCGCTGGAGGCGCCTGTTTTTCGGACTGCTGTTTCTCAATATTTTCGCAAGCGCGATCCCCGCCGTCCTGGTGCTGTTCTTCATCCGCGACAGACTGGGGGCCGAGAGCTACACAGGGCTGTTTCTGCTGGTCTACTTCCTGTCAGGCGTCATCTCGATGCCGCTCTGGACCCGGCTTGCCCGACATTTCGGCAAGGTGCGGGCATGGCAAATGTCACTGGCCGGCGCCATCTTCACGTTCTGCTGGGCCGCTCTTCTGGGAGAGGGAGATCTGACAGCCTATGCGTTTGTCTGTGCACTGTCCGGCCTGGCGCTAGGCGCTGACCTTGCCTTGCCACCCGCCATATTGGCCGACCATATCGACACGGACCGGCGCCAGGGGGAGGCTTCGCGCCTTTTTGCGGTTATGGCGTTCTTGTCCAAGTCCGGTCTCGCCCTTGCCACCGGCCTCACGCTGCCTTTGTTGGGCCTGTTCGGGTATCAGCCGGGAACTGCCCTCACCGCACAACTCGGCTTTCTGCTCAGCCTCACTTATGCGGGCGTGCCCTGCCTCATCAAACTGTGCGCACTCTTGTGCCTGATCGCGTTTGAAAAGGACCTGACACAGGAAAAAACCGCTGGGTAA
- a CDS encoding NAD-dependent epimerase/dehydratase family protein, with product MEHCAKTVAPKQNISFRKIVVTGGLGFIGSKVFRRVARMANVAETVILDRVSYAADFRRLAPIGEAGDLPVIRGDIRSPIDVAAALHECDAVIHLAAETHVPRSFADPELFFDVNVTGTETLLKGAQDAGVKHFIHVSTDEVYGPAMEEVRETAPMRPTTPYATSKAMAEEAVMMAAQNGLRSTILRPTNAVGTGQNPEKLFPRFVMQALKGQKLTIEGTGAQERSFLPVSDLAAAIGLVLNTQDEQALEIFNVSGEEDLSVLEVARRVCEITGVSTGLHFIRDRVTNDAAYRIDDSRLRSLGYRQKSSVDQELRAIYREMRARVRRFADEERF from the coding sequence ATGGAACATTGTGCAAAGACAGTTGCTCCGAAACAGAACATTTCCTTCCGCAAGATCGTTGTAACCGGTGGCCTGGGTTTTATCGGCTCCAAGGTGTTCAGACGTGTTGCAAGGATGGCGAATGTCGCCGAGACGGTGATCCTGGACCGGGTCTCCTACGCGGCTGATTTTCGCCGCCTGGCACCCATCGGTGAAGCGGGAGATCTTCCCGTCATTCGCGGAGATATCCGCTCGCCGATCGATGTGGCGGCTGCGCTGCATGAATGCGACGCCGTGATCCATCTGGCGGCAGAAACCCATGTGCCGCGGTCGTTCGCAGACCCGGAACTCTTCTTTGACGTCAATGTGACCGGCACTGAAACCCTTCTGAAGGGGGCGCAGGACGCCGGCGTGAAGCATTTCATTCATGTCAGCACGGACGAAGTCTACGGTCCTGCAATGGAGGAGGTTCGCGAAACCGCTCCGATGCGGCCGACGACACCCTATGCGACCTCCAAGGCCATGGCTGAGGAAGCCGTCATGATGGCTGCGCAAAATGGCCTCAGGTCAACGATCCTGCGACCGACCAATGCTGTTGGCACCGGACAGAACCCGGAAAAGCTGTTTCCGCGTTTCGTCATGCAGGCACTGAAGGGCCAGAAGCTGACGATTGAAGGCACGGGGGCCCAGGAACGCAGTTTTCTGCCCGTCAGCGATCTCGCGGCCGCCATCGGTCTGGTGCTCAACACACAGGACGAACAGGCGCTCGAGATCTTCAACGTTTCCGGGGAAGAGGACTTGTCTGTGCTTGAGGTGGCGCGGCGGGTTTGCGAAATAACCGGCGTTTCCACCGGTCTTCATTTCATTCGGGATCGTGTAACCAACGATGCGGCTTACCGGATCGACGACAGCCGCCTGCGGTCTCTCGGGTACCGACAGAAGAGCTCAGTCGATCAGGAGCTGCGCGCGATCTACCGCGAAATGCGGGCCCGTGTCCGTCGCTTTGCCGACGAAGAAAGGTTCTGA
- a CDS encoding GNAT family N-acetyltransferase: MLAVSSDTLTIRPFLPGDLGALLPLNNAAVPAVNELTAEELLDLVNSALVCLVAVVDDTPAGFLLCLGDGAGYDSRNYQWLSERVSNFAYTDRICVDESLRGKKIGDALYGALFERFAGSGRVFVCEVNERPANPGSIRFHSRLGFSEIGKADHGDKAVIFFKRDAEPATGNQSE, encoded by the coding sequence ATGCTTGCCGTTTCATCCGATACCCTGACCATCCGACCGTTCCTGCCGGGCGACCTCGGCGCGTTGCTGCCGCTGAACAATGCTGCTGTTCCGGCCGTCAACGAACTGACAGCCGAAGAACTGCTTGATCTGGTCAATTCCGCCCTTGTCTGTCTTGTTGCAGTCGTGGACGACACGCCTGCCGGTTTCCTGCTGTGCCTGGGTGACGGCGCCGGCTATGACAGCCGCAATTATCAATGGCTGAGCGAACGCGTTTCAAATTTTGCCTACACCGACCGGATCTGCGTCGACGAGAGCCTTCGGGGCAAGAAGATCGGCGACGCCCTTTACGGCGCGCTGTTTGAACGTTTTGCCGGCAGTGGTCGTGTTTTCGTCTGCGAAGTCAACGAACGCCCCGCCAACCCGGGCTCGATACGGTTCCACAGCCGTCTCGGTTTCTCGGAAATCGGCAAGGCAGACCATGGCGACAAGGCAGTCATCTTCTTCAAGCGCGATGCTGAACCTGCCACCGGGAACCAGTCCGAATGA
- a CDS encoding MBL fold metallo-hydrolase gives MAQDTTNSGGDENPEDGMPPIQVMVIAVTPFQQNCSLIWDPSSMRGTVVDPGGDVDKILAAVNKQGVNVEKIVLTHGHIDHVGGAADLAEALKVPVEGPHEADQMLIDRVADQAVQFGVEGVKPVMPDRWMVEGDQVEIAGRMFDVLHCPGHSPGHLVFFDKELRFAISGDVLFAGSIGRTDLPGGDHATLIKSIREKLLPLGDDVAFLPGHGQASTIGHERETNPFLT, from the coding sequence ATGGCGCAGGACACGACGAACTCCGGTGGGGATGAAAATCCGGAAGACGGCATGCCGCCAATCCAGGTGATGGTGATTGCCGTTACGCCGTTTCAGCAGAACTGTTCGCTCATCTGGGACCCTTCATCCATGCGCGGAACGGTGGTTGATCCGGGCGGCGATGTCGACAAGATCCTGGCAGCGGTGAACAAGCAGGGCGTGAATGTCGAAAAGATCGTTCTCACGCACGGTCATATCGATCACGTTGGCGGTGCGGCCGACCTGGCCGAAGCGCTGAAGGTGCCGGTGGAGGGGCCACACGAAGCCGATCAGATGCTGATCGACAGGGTGGCCGACCAGGCGGTGCAATTCGGCGTGGAAGGCGTCAAGCCCGTGATGCCGGATCGCTGGATGGTTGAAGGCGACCAGGTGGAAATCGCCGGGCGGATGTTCGATGTTCTGCATTGCCCGGGCCATTCACCCGGCCACCTGGTGTTCTTCGACAAGGAACTGCGTTTCGCGATTTCCGGCGATGTTCTGTTTGCCGGCTCCATCGGTCGCACGGATTTGCCGGGCGGCGATCATGCGACCCTGATCAAGTCGATCCGCGAAAAGCTGCTGCCGCTTGGTGACGATGTCGCCTTTCTTCCAGGTCACGGCCAGGCCTCGACGATCGGCCATGAGCGTGAGACCAATCCGTTCCTGACCTGA
- a CDS encoding DUF1402 family protein codes for MVCRKTRHLGRISRLVTGCLVFGLLLAPLALPLATSTTVQAQSVRVVPEGNRFKSQPKIPFASSRRTAASKSSYDAKFDKVLAVLKRDRRLIGSIKRVAARYGIDPIHIIGAIVGEHTYNYDTLDSAQSYYVKALAYAGIRFDFELNGVHVDKFVERPEFERCRKDHVQKSSDRRWSCYENVWNGKFRGRSVDGVRYPKKNFNEAFFQPLYSGQSFGLGQLSPLTVLKMTDRVAKQSNFRKLTAADSEAVYKATMDPNISLHYMAAIIQDSIAAYKSVGKVDISKNPGLTATLYNLGDPWGRAAKYRRSGQSWPQENYYGWLVNDRIDDLRALL; via the coding sequence ATGGTGTGCAGGAAGACCCGTCATCTCGGCCGAATTTCCAGACTGGTGACTGGATGTCTGGTTTTTGGCCTGCTCCTGGCTCCTTTGGCGCTGCCTCTCGCGACAAGTACGACCGTGCAAGCCCAATCCGTGCGGGTGGTGCCGGAAGGCAACCGGTTCAAGAGCCAGCCGAAGATCCCCTTCGCCTCTTCGCGCCGTACCGCCGCCTCCAAATCATCCTACGATGCCAAGTTCGACAAGGTTCTGGCCGTATTGAAGCGTGATCGCCGCCTGATCGGGTCCATCAAGCGCGTGGCCGCCCGCTACGGCATCGACCCGATCCACATCATCGGCGCCATCGTCGGCGAACACACCTACAACTACGACACACTCGACAGCGCCCAGTCCTACTACGTCAAGGCTCTCGCCTATGCCGGCATCCGCTTCGACTTCGAGCTGAACGGAGTGCACGTCGACAAGTTCGTCGAACGCCCGGAGTTCGAACGCTGCCGCAAGGACCATGTTCAGAAAAGCTCGGACCGCCGCTGGTCCTGTTACGAGAACGTCTGGAACGGCAAGTTTCGCGGCCGTTCGGTTGACGGCGTCCGTTACCCGAAAAAGAACTTCAACGAAGCGTTCTTCCAGCCGCTTTATTCCGGCCAGAGCTTCGGCCTTGGCCAGCTGAGCCCGCTCACGGTCCTCAAGATGACCGACCGGGTTGCCAAGCAAAGCAACTTCCGCAAGCTGACGGCAGCCGATTCAGAGGCAGTCTACAAGGCCACCATGGACCCGAACATCTCGCTGCACTACATGGCCGCGATCATCCAGGACTCCATTGCCGCCTATAAATCCGTCGGCAAGGTGGATATTTCGAAAAACCCTGGCCTGACCGCGACGCTCTACAATCTCGGCGATCCCTGGGGCCGGGCTGCGAAATACCGCCGCAGCGGCCAAAGCTGGCCGCAGGAAAACTACTACGGCTGGCTGGTCAATGATCGCATCGACGATCTGAGAGCCCTGCTCTGA
- a CDS encoding cold-shock protein: MHDGDSDRRSRGRRGGKREFGGPQDFGSDFGGSEFGGDFYGGGRDGGYRGGRDNDFGGGYGRDDNKEGGYGGGRGGYGGGGGRGGYGGGGDREGGGGYGGGGGRGGYGGGGREGGGYGGGGREGGGYGGGGRDGGGYGGGGGGRGGYGGGGGREGGYGGGGRGGYGGGPREGGEGDGFRQQRPRRDMPPVERGPRQSGTVKFFKNDKGFGFITPDEGDADVFVHISAVERSGFAGLDSGQRVSFETEPDRRGKGPKAVNLQALEEGDAPQEDDGGPAEE, encoded by the coding sequence ATGCACGATGGTGATTCGGACCGGCGGTCGCGTGGTCGGCGCGGCGGCAAGCGCGAGTTTGGCGGTCCGCAAGACTTCGGCAGTGATTTTGGCGGAAGCGAGTTCGGTGGAGACTTCTATGGCGGCGGCCGGGATGGCGGCTACCGCGGCGGACGCGACAATGATTTTGGTGGCGGCTACGGCCGCGACGACAATAAAGAAGGCGGCTATGGCGGCGGCCGGGGCGGTTACGGCGGCGGTGGTGGCCGTGGTGGCTACGGCGGTGGCGGCGACCGCGAAGGCGGCGGCGGTTACGGCGGCGGCGGTGGCCGTGGTGGCTACGGCGGCGGCGGACGTGAAGGCGGCGGCTATGGCGGCGGCGGACGCGAAGGCGGCGGTTATGGCGGCGGTGGTCGCGATGGCGGCGGTTATGGCGGCGGCGGCGGTGGCCGTGGCGGATACGGTGGCGGCGGTGGCCGTGAAGGCGGTTACGGCGGTGGCGGACGCGGCGGATATGGCGGCGGCCCGCGCGAAGGCGGCGAAGGCGACGGCTTCCGTCAGCAGCGCCCGCGGCGCGACATGCCCCCGGTCGAGCGTGGCCCGCGTCAGTCTGGCACCGTGAAGTTCTTCAAGAACGACAAGGGTTTTGGCTTCATCACTCCGGACGAAGGCGATGCGGATGTGTTCGTGCACATTTCCGCGGTCGAGCGGTCCGGTTTTGCCGGCCTGGACAGCGGACAGCGGGTGTCCTTCGAGACCGAACCGGATCGTCGTGGCAAGGGCCCCAAAGCGGTCAACCTGCAGGCGCTTGAAGAAGGCGACGCACCGCAGGAAGACGACGGCGGACCTGCCGAAGAATAA